From Crassaminicella indica, one genomic window encodes:
- a CDS encoding BMC domain-containing protein, with protein MRYYGEEALGLIETVGMVPALEAADKMLKAANVELVSYENVGSTLVTIMVKGDVAAVKASVEAGAIAAAAIGKLTAKNVMPRPIRSIGDIVSIYDVDK; from the coding sequence GTGCGATATTATGGAGAAGAAGCATTAGGTCTTATTGAAACAGTAGGGATGGTTCCTGCACTTGAGGCAGCAGATAAAATGCTAAAGGCCGCTAATGTTGAATTGGTATCATATGAAAATGTGGGTTCTACTCTTGTTACGATTATGGTAAAGGGGGATGTTGCTGCTGTTAAGGCGTCTGTAGAAGCTGGAGCTATAGCAGCTGCTGCAATAGGTAAATTAACAGCAAAAAATGTTATGCCACGACCTATAAGAAGTATTGGAGACATTGTTTCTATATATGATGTTGACAAATAA
- a CDS encoding alpha/beta-type small acid-soluble spore protein, which yields MAKNKAVVLEARAALNQFKLEISNELGLSKELTSRKNRYDSGYMVKKLIEISKET from the coding sequence ATGGCTAAAAATAAAGCAGTAGTTCTTGAAGCAAGAGCAGCCTTAAATCAATTCAAATTGGAAATATCAAATGAATTAGGTTTATCTAAAGAATTAACTTCAAGGAAAAACAGATACGATAGTGGATATATGGTAAAAAAATTAATTGAAATATCTAAAGAAACTTAA
- a CDS encoding polysaccharide deacetylase family protein, translating into MKKCIGAFVLFIVIFFPFQSFAENESLNNFIYIVVNDQLVSFHDTYPVVKNGITYVPISALSEYLKVHTKWDQRNNCVFIRKGNKEIILDLSLKALFTDKGQILTDCIFLENNHTMAPYKFIANYFGYEVSYIDEGPIARARNAALSVGDDELFFMLQNKIIKEKERILGEIKKKQEEARMKKRLLKKQGKIVYITFDDGPSIYTEKILNILNQYNAKATFFMLSDRIRIYKSVVRKLINEGHSVGLHGVSHNVRKIYRSPNTVVSEMNICNTSLQKVAGIKTNLIRVPYGSVPYMTSSYRKAVKRAGYKMWDWNVDSRDSLRKNISPNVIINNVKKQVKRHRVPVILLHERSTTVKALPQILKYLQKNGYKPVPINKSQDPINFWNRRY; encoded by the coding sequence ATGAAAAAATGCATAGGAGCTTTTGTTTTATTTATAGTTATATTTTTTCCCTTTCAAAGCTTTGCAGAAAATGAAAGCTTGAATAATTTTATTTATATTGTTGTCAATGATCAGTTAGTATCCTTTCATGACACTTATCCTGTAGTAAAAAATGGAATAACTTATGTACCGATTAGCGCATTATCAGAATATTTAAAGGTTCATACAAAATGGGATCAGAGAAATAATTGTGTTTTTATTAGAAAGGGAAATAAAGAAATAATATTAGATCTTTCTCTTAAAGCGTTATTTACAGATAAAGGACAAATTTTAACAGATTGCATATTTTTAGAAAATAATCATACGATGGCTCCTTATAAGTTTATTGCTAATTACTTTGGATATGAGGTAAGCTATATTGATGAAGGTCCTATTGCAAGAGCAAGAAATGCTGCTTTATCAGTAGGAGATGATGAGTTGTTTTTTATGCTTCAAAATAAGATCATTAAAGAAAAGGAAAGGATTTTAGGAGAAATAAAAAAGAAACAAGAAGAAGCAAGAATGAAAAAGAGATTATTAAAAAAACAAGGAAAAATTGTATATATTACATTTGATGATGGTCCTAGTATATATACAGAAAAAATACTTAATATTTTAAATCAATATAACGCCAAAGCAACCTTTTTTATGCTTTCAGATAGAATAAGAATATATAAGAGCGTTGTTCGAAAATTAATAAATGAAGGTCATTCTGTAGGACTTCACGGGGTAAGCCATAATGTAAGAAAGATTTATAGATCTCCAAATACTGTTGTTTCTGAAATGAATATTTGCAATACATCTTTACAAAAGGTAGCAGGTATAAAAACTAATTTGATTAGAGTTCCTTATGGAAGCGTACCTTATATGACAAGTTCTTATAGAAAGGCAGTAAAAAGAGCAGGATATAAAATGTGGGATTGGAATGTTGATAGCAGAGATAGCTTAAGGAAAAATATTTCTCCGAATGTTATTATTAATAATGTAAAAAAACAAGTAAAAAGACATCGTGTACCAGTCATATTACTTCATGAAAGAAGCACGACTGTTAAGGCTCTTCCTCAAATATTAAAATATCTACAAAAAAATGGGTACAAACCTGTACCCATCAACAAAAGTCAAGATCCCATAAACTTTTGGAACAGGAGATATTAA
- a CDS encoding Na/Pi cotransporter family protein, with product MKIFFELLGGLGLFLYGMTIMGDGLQKSAGDKMKKIIEVLTNNRIMAVLVGAVVTMIIQSSSATTVMVVGFVNAGIMNLVQATGVIMGANIGTTITAQIASLKLTEIAPIVVGISVGVWLFTSNKRVKNIAEVFIGFGILFIGMDFMKHAVKPLREYEGFRDMLLSFGRGTFTDSLMAIFTGFFVTAVVQSSSATTGILIALASEGLLPIEASLPIIFGTNIGTCVTAMLSSIGANRTAKRAAFIHFMFNILGTLVFMLLFKDMTIALVKKFSPTDAARQLANAHTFFNIANTLLLLPFANILVKLAKKVIVVKDFERTNQRGIQYLDDRMLETPSVAIVQVIKETLNMANLALESYEKSMNAFFENSEKIANETFAIEKVINSMERDIAEYLVKLSNTSLSAKQHEIVNGLFNTINDIERVGDHADNLAELAIYRVDNKLNFSEQATGELKSMHDRVVKSYNQAILALKTGNVSIAKKILEREGEIDHMEKSLRANHIERLNKQLCSAKSGIVFLDIISNLERIADHASNIALAVMDTTEK from the coding sequence ATGAAGATTTTTTTTGAATTGCTTGGAGGACTTGGTTTATTCCTTTATGGTATGACCATTATGGGAGATGGATTACAGAAGTCCGCTGGGGATAAAATGAAGAAAATTATTGAAGTACTTACAAACAACAGAATTATGGCTGTTCTAGTAGGTGCTGTAGTAACAATGATTATTCAGAGTAGTAGTGCGACTACTGTAATGGTTGTAGGATTTGTAAATGCAGGAATTATGAACTTAGTTCAGGCTACAGGTGTAATTATGGGTGCTAATATAGGAACGACAATTACGGCACAGATTGCATCATTAAAATTAACAGAAATTGCACCTATTGTAGTTGGAATCAGTGTAGGAGTTTGGCTTTTTACTAGCAATAAAAGAGTAAAAAATATTGCAGAAGTTTTTATAGGATTTGGAATTTTATTTATTGGTATGGATTTTATGAAGCATGCTGTAAAGCCTTTAAGAGAATATGAAGGGTTTAGAGATATGCTTCTTAGCTTTGGAAGAGGAACCTTTACAGATTCATTAATGGCAATTTTTACAGGATTTTTTGTTACTGCTGTTGTACAAAGTAGTAGTGCTACAACAGGAATATTGATTGCATTAGCTAGTGAAGGATTGCTTCCAATTGAAGCATCTTTACCAATTATATTTGGTACAAATATTGGAACCTGTGTTACGGCAATGCTTTCAAGTATAGGAGCAAATAGAACAGCAAAGAGAGCTGCTTTTATTCACTTTATGTTTAATATATTAGGAACATTAGTATTTATGCTATTATTTAAAGATATGACTATTGCTCTTGTAAAGAAGTTTTCGCCAACAGACGCAGCAAGACAGCTAGCAAATGCTCATACATTCTTTAACATTGCAAATACTTTATTGTTATTACCTTTTGCGAATATACTCGTAAAGTTAGCAAAAAAGGTTATTGTTGTTAAGGATTTTGAACGCACAAATCAAAGAGGAATTCAATACCTTGATGATAGAATGCTTGAAACCCCATCAGTTGCTATTGTTCAGGTAATCAAAGAAACATTGAATATGGCTAATTTAGCTTTAGAAAGTTATGAAAAATCAATGAATGCTTTCTTTGAAAATAGTGAGAAAATAGCGAATGAAACCTTTGCAATAGAGAAAGTCATTAACAGTATGGAAAGAGATATTGCTGAATATTTAGTAAAGCTTTCAAATACAAGCCTTTCTGCAAAACAACATGAAATTGTGAATGGATTATTTAATACTATAAATGATATAGAAAGAGTTGGAGATCATGCAGATAATTTAGCAGAATTAGCGATTTATCGAGTAGACAATAAATTAAACTTTAGTGAACAGGCTACAGGAGAATTAAAATCTATGCATGATCGTGTAGTAAAATCTTATAATCAAGCGATTCTTGCTTTAAAAACAGGGAATGTAAGTATAGCTAAAAAAATTCTTGAAAGAGAAGGAGAGATTGACCATATGGAAAAATCTCTTAGAGCTAATCATATTGAAAGATTGAATAAGCAACTTTGTAGTGCAAAATCAGGAATCGTATTTTTAGATATTATTAGTAACCTAGAAAGAATAGCAGACCATGCATCTAATATCGCTTTAGCAGTAATGGATACAACAGAAAAATAA
- a CDS encoding GerAB/ArcD/ProY family transporter: MMNKEVISDKQAISIVVLFMSGTSTMLMLALDAYGDFWLAIIFAVVIALFTTFIFSQLHGIYPEKDFFDMCEACFGKSLGKVICILYIYFIIEEATAVLINTKQFITETTMPETPQTIVIIPLMLLCVWAVKSGIEVIGKWSELSMIIFVSLIIIMGILLIPQMELDNFEPILYKGIKPVLKGTLSAFTFPFGEIVMLAMVFSNFKTKKSAYKVYMLGIFISGIIALMTSITTILVLGIDIATTSYFPVFNAASGIDIGDFIQRLEIIAALIGVIGAFLKNSILLLAVCKGITKIFHLTNYHLMIIPVSLLIINYSNILVDSRMRFVEWNEKAWSYYAVVFELFIPMIMLLIATIKKGAMDSMRKQQ, from the coding sequence ATGATGAATAAAGAGGTGATTTCTGATAAGCAGGCTATATCTATTGTAGTACTTTTTATGTCTGGTACATCTACTATGCTAATGCTAGCATTAGATGCATATGGTGATTTTTGGTTAGCTATTATTTTTGCTGTAGTAATAGCATTATTCACTACATTTATATTTTCTCAGTTACATGGCATTTATCCAGAAAAAGATTTTTTTGATATGTGTGAAGCTTGTTTTGGGAAAAGTCTCGGAAAGGTGATATGCATTTTATATATTTATTTTATTATTGAAGAAGCAACAGCAGTACTAATAAATACTAAGCAATTCATTACAGAAACAACTATGCCCGAAACACCTCAGACAATAGTAATTATTCCACTTATGCTTTTATGTGTTTGGGCTGTGAAAAGTGGAATTGAGGTTATAGGTAAGTGGTCAGAGCTTAGTATGATTATTTTTGTAAGCTTGATAATTATTATGGGAATATTATTAATTCCACAGATGGAGCTTGATAATTTTGAGCCTATATTGTATAAGGGAATCAAACCAGTTTTGAAAGGAACTTTATCTGCATTCACATTTCCTTTTGGTGAAATTGTAATGCTTGCTATGGTATTTTCAAATTTTAAAACGAAAAAATCTGCTTATAAAGTTTATATGCTTGGAATATTTATATCAGGAATAATTGCATTAATGACTTCAATAACTACAATTTTAGTTTTAGGGATAGATATTGCTACAACTTCATATTTTCCTGTTTTTAATGCAGCATCAGGAATTGATATTGGAGATTTCATACAAAGACTTGAAATAATAGCAGCACTGATTGGAGTAATAGGTGCATTTCTTAAAAATAGTATATTGTTATTAGCTGTGTGTAAAGGAATTACAAAAATATTTCATCTTACGAACTATCATTTGATGATTATACCTGTTTCATTACTCATCATCAATTATTCTAATATTTTGGTAGATAGTAGAATGAGATTTGTAGAATGGAATGAGAAGGCTTGGTCTTACTATGCTGTTGTGTTTGAGCTTTTTATACCAATGATTATGCTGCTCATTGCTACAATAAAAAAAGGAGCTATGGATTCAATGAGAAAGCAGCAGTAA
- a CDS encoding BMC domain-containing protein: MSKYNALGLIETFGIVFVLEAADAMCKAADVDLIGFENVASGYISVLVCGDVGACKAAVEAGVKAVEDMDAEVYSSVVIASPHQDLEKIISRYSLDVLNA, translated from the coding sequence ATGAGCAAATATAATGCTTTAGGTTTAATAGAAACATTTGGTATAGTTTTTGTTTTAGAGGCTGCAGATGCAATGTGTAAAGCTGCTGATGTTGATTTGATAGGCTTTGAAAACGTAGCTTCTGGTTATATTTCTGTGTTAGTTTGTGGAGATGTAGGAGCATGTAAAGCAGCTGTAGAAGCTGGTGTAAAAGCTGTAGAGGATATGGATGCTGAAGTTTATAGCTCAGTTGTTATTGCAAGTCCACATCAAGATCTTGAAAAAATTATTTCACGATATTCACTTGATGTTTTAAATGCTTGA
- a CDS encoding sodium-dependent transporter has translation MSSKNLVERETWTGKLGFILACIGSAIGLGNIWMFPWRLGQFGGAAFLIPYLLFVFLLGTTGLMGEFAFGRSQQRGPIGAFEKVFKEKNIPFGAIIGSIPVAAIGGIFTFYSVVVGWVLKYFSLAVLGAFHHMDIDSAFESFAGHPESIFWNILAILITLSIVIFGIKQGIEKVNKIMMPSLFIIFILLMVRSLSLPGSIEGVNYLLLPDWSYLLKPITWIMALGQAFFTVSLGGGAMLVLGSYLRKDEDIPSSAIQTAFFDTSAAFLAAFIIIPAAFAFHLDVSAGPPLLFITMPHIFTKLSGGTFFGIAFFLCIIFAAISTEVALMEVIVEAFMDRLGFSRKKGVIAAACIGIVFGIPLDLNMSLFGKFADFITIYLLPLSALLAAIAFFWIYGIERAQAEVNQGALRPLGKWWGFFAKYIFVFVAAIVLVLGIIYGGIG, from the coding sequence ATGTCATCAAAAAACTTAGTAGAAAGAGAAACTTGGACAGGAAAACTTGGATTTATTTTAGCTTGTATTGGTTCTGCCATCGGTCTAGGTAATATATGGATGTTTCCTTGGCGATTAGGACAATTTGGAGGAGCAGCCTTTCTTATTCCTTATCTTTTATTTGTCTTTTTATTAGGAACAACTGGACTTATGGGAGAATTTGCATTTGGTAGATCTCAACAAAGAGGTCCTATAGGTGCTTTTGAGAAAGTATTTAAAGAAAAGAATATTCCATTCGGTGCAATAATAGGGAGTATCCCTGTAGCTGCAATAGGAGGAATATTTACATTCTATTCCGTTGTAGTAGGATGGGTATTAAAATATTTTTCTTTAGCTGTATTAGGTGCTTTTCATCATATGGATATTGATAGTGCTTTTGAAAGCTTTGCAGGACATCCTGAAAGTATATTTTGGAACATACTTGCAATACTGATCACACTTAGCATTGTCATATTTGGAATAAAACAAGGTATTGAAAAAGTAAATAAAATCATGATGCCATCATTGTTTATTATTTTTATCCTACTTATGGTTCGATCCTTGTCCCTGCCTGGCTCTATTGAAGGAGTAAATTATTTACTACTACCTGATTGGTCTTACCTACTAAAACCTATTACTTGGATTATGGCATTAGGACAGGCATTTTTTACAGTATCTTTAGGTGGAGGTGCTATGCTAGTACTCGGAAGTTATCTAAGAAAAGATGAGGACATTCCTTCCTCTGCAATACAAACTGCTTTTTTTGATACATCAGCAGCTTTTTTAGCAGCATTTATCATTATTCCAGCAGCATTTGCATTTCATTTAGATGTTTCAGCTGGTCCTCCTCTGCTTTTTATTACAATGCCTCATATTTTCACAAAGCTAAGCGGAGGAACTTTCTTTGGTATTGCATTTTTCTTATGTATTATATTCGCTGCCATCTCTACAGAAGTAGCTTTAATGGAAGTAATAGTAGAAGCATTTATGGATAGACTTGGCTTTAGTAGAAAAAAAGGTGTAATTGCTGCTGCATGTATTGGCATTGTTTTTGGTATTCCCCTAGATCTCAATATGAGTTTATTTGGAAAATTTGCAGATTTTATTACCATCTATTTATTACCTCTTAGTGCACTACTTGCAGCTATTGCATTCTTCTGGATTTACGGAATAGAACGCGCACAAGCTGAGGTAAATCAAGGTGCTTTAAGACCATTAGGAAAATGGTGGGGATTTTTTGCAAAATATATTTTTGTATTTGTAGCAGCCATTGTTTTAGTTTTAGGAATTATTTATGGAGGAATTGGTTAA